A window of the Cicer arietinum cultivar CDC Frontier isolate Library 1 chromosome 6, Cicar.CDCFrontier_v2.0, whole genome shotgun sequence genome harbors these coding sequences:
- the LOC101514380 gene encoding costars family protein-like, which translates to MMNVEEEVEKLKEEITRLGKVQTDGSYKVTFGTLFHDDRCANIFEALVGTLRAAKKRKVVAYDGELLLQGVHDNVEITLNHVPAAVN; encoded by the exons ATGATGAATGTAGAAGAGGAAGTTGAAAAGCTCAAGGAAGAAATCACGAGACTTGGAAAGGTTCAAACAGATGGTTCTTACAAG GTTACATTTGGAACACTGTTTCACGATGATCGGTGCGCAAATATATTTGAAGCACTGGTTGGTACACTAAGAGCTGCTAAAAAGCGTAAAGTAGTTGCTTATGATGGTGAGCTACTGTTGCAAGGAGTCCATGATAATGTGGAAATCACTCTTAATCATGTCCCTGCAGCTGTCAACTGA